TGCTTGGCGTCGTCCTTCGTACCAAACATGCAGTTGTCGACTTGATAGCCGAAACTTGCAAACAGCCCCATCACGCGGAAGTAGTGGATCGTGGGGAAGAAGTCCTTGAGGTCGAATTTTACGATCAGTTCCGCGCCGACGTGGGGCGTGGCATTGCTCACGGTGGAGCGCCCGTTAACGAAGCCGTGCGCGGCCGGGTGCGGCGGAACCTTACTCAGAATGTGCTTCAAAATCTGCTTCTGCACCCACTTCAACTGTTTCTTGGGAGCACAAATCTTTCGTTCGGAGCCGTCGCGTTTGGGGATCGTGTGTGTGGTGTACGGGCCGTTCTTGTGATCGCTCGCGAGCAGGAAGAACCCGAGCTGGTTCGGCGACTTGATGTTCAGTAGCTTTCGCACGTCCTTGAGTTTGCCGAGGATCGGAACCCCGCTCCGTTCCTGGGTGCGCGTGCCGGGCTTGTGCCGGGTGATCTTCAACCCCTCGCTCGGGAGGAGCCACCCCGTCGGGTTCCAGTCACCGTCCTTTTGTGCGGGGATCGCGACCTCTTCGATTTTCGCTTTGCGCACGGCGCGGGCCACGACCCGGCGCACTTCCATGTCCGGGTCTTTTGCGAAGCGCCGCAGGACGCGGGAACAGGCGCGCTCGGGAAAGTGGTCGCGGGCGTAGCGGATGAGTTCCAGTCGCGCCTTCTTTTCGGTGGCACTGAGGAGCGCTTCGAGGTGCTCCCAGATCAACACGTTCGCGCGGTTCACGGCCGGCTCGTAGCTCGCGAGCGCCCGAACGTGATCGAGTGCGTCGTGGAGTTTCTTGAACGCTTCGGGTAACGTGGCGCAGTATTGCTCGACGGTAGCGATCAGGCCGGCGTCGGTGTCCGCGTTCGCGGGTAGCGGCAAGAGCAGCCACGCCGGGGCGGATCGTGGAGCGGACATTGCAAATCCTCTTCGTACCCTCGATAAGTGCATAGAAGGTAGCCCACTCCCCGCAATATCACAAGCACCGATGCGCGTTCCGAACGACCACCCCCTGGCCCGCACCTACGTCCTCCTCGACCCGGATCTGAATACCGGCGCCGCCGAATCGTTTCGCGGCACGGTGGAGGTGGCCGAACGGGAAGGGCTTGTCGAACTACTGCTGAACCGCGAAACGAGCGCGAGCGCCGCGAGCGCCGCGATTCGTAGCCTCGAACACGACGAATCGCCACTCACGCGCAATGCGCTCGCACGCGCATTGCGTAGCCCACATCCGAGTATCCGCATCCTGGCGACGGGTGAGATGGTTCGGCGGAAGATGGTACCGGGCACAGCCACGGATCTGTTTCAGTTGCTCACGACGGACCCGTTTTGGCAAGTGCGCCGGGCCGCCGTCAACGCGCTTGCGGAGGGCGCACCGCGCGAGCTACTGGCCCCGGCGTCAAACGACCCACACTGGCGGGTTCGCTACGCACTCGGGCAGTGGCTCGAAGAATGGGGGCGCGATCTCACCGCGCGCGACAACGTGTTGGAGCTGCTACTTACGCCAGCTCCACACTCCGCCCGGCTCCGCGATTACCTGTTCTACCGCTGGACCGGGAACGCGCCCGCGGAGCGAACCGCGAACGACCCGCAATCGTGGTGCCCGTTCTGGGACTGGGACCCCGCGGTGCTGGCACGCAACCTGGAACTACTCGGCCGCAGTGGTCGGCGCGAGGCACTCAACGTCCTCGTGCGCCTCATAAATCACCCCGACGAGCGCGTGCGTGCGTGGGTGATTCTCGCGCTCCGTGAGGATGGTACCCCCGAGCAGTGGGAGGGCGCGATCGGCTTGCTCGGCGACCCGCGTGAGGATACCGCCCCCGTACTCGAAGCGCTCACGCGCGGGATCGAACTCGATCGTATCGAGGAGGTCGCGAAATTCATTCTTTGCCGCCCACCAACATTACCTCCCCTACTCGAAACGCTTCCGGGTTACTCCTCAATCACGGCAAAGTCGTGGGCCGCCGCGCAAGCCGGCGAAGCGTTCCCAGTGGAGGACGTTCGAGCCGAGTTGGAGCGCCTAAAACCCGATCTCCCCGACTCGAACACCATCGCTCCCTCACTGTTCGCGCCCGATCACCCGCACGCGCGGGCCGCAGCACTAACGTCTGACCGCGCGAAGGAATTGGTCGAGAATCCCACCCGCGAAACGTCCTGGTTCGTGCTGTCGCGTGCCGCGAAGATGTGTCGCGTACCGGTGTGGAAACTCGCGCCCGAAACGCCGTGGAAGCTTCCCGCAACACCGCGTGCGCCAGCGGAACCGCTTGAACTTCCACGAATCGCACTCGTGCGACCGCGACAAATCGGACCCGATGGGCCGATCGTGTCGCCGCTCGGGGTGTCGGGGCATTACGGCTTGCCGGTGGAGGGTTACGTGCGGGCGGCGGAGCGAGGGGTGAACCTGTTCTTCTGGGAGCCGAACTACGCAACGCTCACGCGGTTCGTGACGCGGCTCTCGCCGAGTGACCGACGCGAGGTTCACATGTTGGTGGGCACCTTCGAGGCGGACCCGGCGAAGATCCGCAAGGACGTGGAGCGTGCCCTGCGCAACATGAAATTGGAGCGCCTGAGTATCTTCCTGATCTTCTGGACTCAGTCGTGGCAGCGCATCACGCCGGACGTGCGCGAAGAACTTGAATCGCTCAAACGGGACGGCTTGGTACAAATGTTCGGGCTCTCGACGCACAACCGGGGCATCGCCCGCGACGCGATCATTGAGGGCTGGAACCCGGTGATGGTGCGCCACAGTGCCGCCCACCGCAAAGCGGAAACCGAAGTGCTCCCGTTCGCGCGCGAACGCGGGACGTCGATCTTCACCTTCAACAACACGTGTTACGGACGGCTACTCGACCCGTCGTTCCGGCCGAGCGATTGCTTCCGGTACACGCTGAACACACCCGGCGTGTCGGCGTGCTTTACTGCACCATCGACGCTGGAGTATTTGGAAGAAAACCTCGATGCACTCCAGAACCCGGAACTGCCCGACGACGTGCGGGACAGGCTCCTCAAGCGCGGCGAGTGGATGTACCGCGAAGATACCGTCTTCCGCAAAACGGTGCGGGCCGAGGTGTGAGGCAGCAGAAAACAGAAGCCGCCGCAGATAAACGCAGATCACACGGATCAAAGGCGGAAGACAGATTGGCCACAAAAACGCACAAAGGGCACAAAAGAGGACAGAGGACAGAGGACAGAAGACAGAAGACAGATCGCGTTATTTTGTAGCCCCGGATGGGGCGACCGATCGTAGCCAGGGGTTGCGCTGCGCTTCACCCCTGGCGGGCTCGCACCAACCCGAACGAGCGAACCAACGCGAAAAGAACCAGCCCCGTAGGGGCGGCAGCACCAACTAGAGGCGCTGTCGCCCCTACGGGGCTGGTTCTTTTTTGTGCCCGGTTCCAGGGGTTGCGCTCGCGTTGCTCGCTCCACCCCTGGCTACAATCGGTCGCCCCATCCGGGGCTACAAAACTCAGGCGCCCGGTTCTCTGTCTTCTGCCTTCTGATCTCTGCCTTCTGATCTCTGTCCTCTGTCCTCTGTCCTCTGTCCTCTGTCCTCTGTCCTCTGTCCTCTGTCCTCTGTCCTCTGTCCTCTTCATCGCAGCGCTTACAACTGGACGTGCGGCAGCGCGGGGGCGGCCGGTTTATTCGCCACGTCCGCGACGGTCCTTGCGAGCGCCAGGTACGCCTTCGCGACGGCCGAATCCGGGTACTTCCGCACGATCGGTTCGCCGTGATCGCCGCACTGCGCGACGCGCGGGTCGATCGGGAGTTCGCCCAGGAACGGGACGCCGCTTTCCTCCGCGAGCTTCGATCCGCCGCCCACGCCGAAGATCGGGGTCTTGTTCCCGGCCGCGTCCTCGAAGTAGCTCATGTTCTCGACGATGCCGAGGATCGGCACGCGCACCTCGCCGAACATTTTCACGCCCTTGCGCGCGTCGATGAGGCTCACCTCACCCGGTGTCGTGACCACCACCGCGCCCGTCAGTGGGGCACTTTGGCTGAGCGTCAGTTGCGCGTCACCGGTGCCCGGCGGCAGGTCGATGATGAGGTAGTCGAGTTGGCCCCAATCGATCTGCGTGAGGAACGATTGCACCGCTTGCGCGACCTTCGGGCCGCGCCAGATCACGGCCTGGTTCACGTCGACGAGGAACCCCATGCTCATCAACCGGATGCCGTACCTCTCGATCGGGAACGCGGTCGTTTTCGGATCGACCATTCCGAGGCCGAACATGATCGGCACCGACGGGCCGTAGATGTCCGCGTCCATCAGCCCGACCGCTTTGCCGGACATGTGCAGCGCCATCGCGAGGTTCGCCGCGACGGTGGACTTGCCCACGCCGCCCTTACCGCTCGCGACCGCGATGACTTGCTTCACACCGGGCAACGAGACTTTCGGGGGCATCTGCGGGTTCATGAATTATCTCCGGGCGAACGGTCGGCACGGGTCGGTGTTCCGCAATTCGCGGGTGTTCTCCGACCAACTTACGCCGAGCGTTCGCTCAATTCGCGAAGTAAGGTGAGCGGGTAAATGCCCGTATCGTGGCCGTCGTTCCACTTGATCTGGTAGGCATAGTGGCCGACGGGCGTCATCGCGACGGGGACCGGTGCGCCGGCCGCGACCTCTTGCGGCGACAGGATGCGGAACGGGTCGACCGGCTTCCCGCGCTCCTCGTTGCACGTGGCGCACGGGCACTTCGCGCGGAGCGTCTTCCACGACGCGGTCGTCGTTGCGCCGTCGCTCCATTCGATCTTCAGCCCGTCGCCCTCGCGCTTGAGGGAGAGCGGGCGGAGTTCGTCGGCCATATGCGTGCTCCACTGCGAAGTAACGCACTTGATTATAGTGGGCCGAACGAAGCGGCCCACCCGCGCCGCGTGCGGGGAGGCACCCGCAACGGGTCACGATCCGGGGAATCGTGTTTTCCGCGCGCAGAACCGGGCGCCGGCCGGCAACTATATCGAGGGCGACGCGAGAGGGAGGCGCTGTGGACCACGGCTTACATTCGATCATCCAGCGCACGGTCGGGGACGTGCGCCCCGACGCCGAGTTGCTGGCGCTGATCCGGGACGATCAAACTGCGACTGCCGAACTGCTCTCGCGGCACGGGCCGCTGGTGTGGGGCGTGTGTCGGCACCTGCTCGGAGAGGCCGACGCCGAGGACGCATTTCAAGCGACGTTTCTGGTTCTCCTCCGCTCCTCCGTCCGTGACGGGACGGTTTTGGCTTCGTGGCTTCACGGCGTGGCCCTGCGGGTTTCGCTCGCCGCGCGCCGGGCCGCCGGGCGCCGACGGACTCACGAGCGGGACGCGGCCGCGCCCGAGCCGGCTGCGCCGTCACTGCCAGACGATTGGGAGAACACGATGGCGGCCGTCCACCGGGAGGTGGCCGCCCTACCCGAAGCCGATCGCACGGCGTTTATTTTGTGCGTGTTGGAAGGATTAACCCAGGCCGAAACCGCGCGCCGGCTCGGGTCCACACCGGGCGCGGTCGCCGGGCACGTTGCTCGCGCGAAGAAGCGGTTGGTCGCCCGGCTCACCGAGCGCGGCGTCGTGCCCGGACTGGCCGCGCTGGGGATCGCTTCAGTCGCGGGTGCCGTTCCACCGGGTGTGGTGGGGCACGTGTTGAATCTCACGCGGGCCAATGCGTCGCCCGCCGTTCTGTGGCTCGCGAAAGGAGCAACGGACATGACCGCATTGAGTACCAAGTTGATTCTCGCTGTCGTCGCGGTGACGGTTGGGCTGATTGCCAGCGTTGTGGCAGCCGGGTTCGGCCCTCCGCCCGCGGTGCCTGCAACACCCGCGCCTGCTGGTGCGAAGCCGCCCGAACCAGCCGAAGGAGAACCGAAGCCGGCACAGGTGCTGGCGGGCCACACGGACCGCGTGACATCGGTCGCATTCTCTCCCGATGGTCGGTGGATCGCCACCGCTGCGTGGGACGGCACGGCACGCCTCTGGGACGCGACGACGGGGAAGGAAACGCGCAAATTGGAGTTCCCCGCCACGAAGGGTAACAACGAGTTCGGCCACATTGCCTTTTCGCCAGACGGCACGCTTATTGTGACTTCGGTGCGGGAATCACAAGACAAGTGGGTCGTGGTGGTCTGGGATCAGCGCACCGGCGAAAAAGTACGATCGCTCCCGGCCGAAACCGGCAGCGTCGCGATTTCACCGGACGGAAAACTGATCGCGTGCGGGGGCTATCAACACGTCGGGTTCTACGAGACCGCTACCGGCAAGTTGGTCCGCGAAATTCACGGCGGCGAGAAGCAATTGCGTATCGAATCGCTCACGTTCGCGCCCGACGGCAAGACGCTCCTCTCCACCGGGCACCCGCCCACCCCTCAGCGGGGAGACGGAATTACACGGCTCACCATCATGCCGGACGTCGTCCGCGTTTGGGACGTGGCGACCGGGAAGGAGCACCCGTCCCCTATGAACGGGCAGGTGGTGGGGCGCCTCGGTCAGCACGTGGCTCTGTCGACCGACGGGCGTACTCTCGTTCATTCGAGTGACAAGAATATTATCTTGCGGGACACCGCGACGGGGCGGGATCGCGCCAAACTGACCGGGCACAAGGACGCGATCTGTGATTTTGCCTTCTCGCCCGATGGTCGGACACTCGCAACGGGAAGCATGGACGGCACCGTGCGCCTCTGGGATCTGCCCTCGGGCAAGGAACTCGGCCGTTTCGGTCAGGAGGTCGATCCGACCAAAGGTGGTTGGGTACTGTCCGTTGCGTTTTCTCCTGACGGGCGGTCACTGGTAGCGGGCGGGCTCAACAAAACTGGCGATGTCTGGGACGTGGGCCGGATCACGGGTCGGGTGCGGGCACCGGTCGAGCGGTCTGCAACCGAACTCGAAGCGGACTGGAAGGATCTCGCGGGCGACGCGGCAAAAGGGTTCGCGGCGCTGGGCCGGTTGGTTCTTTCGCCCCAAAGTGGAGCGCCGTTTCTGGCCGAACGGCTCCGGACCGCGTCGAACGCGGACCCCAAACCGATTGAGCGCCTGATCGGGGATCTGGACAACGAAACGTTCGCGGTTCGTGAGCGAGCCACGAAGGAACTGACGGCTCTCGGGGATCGTGTGGCCCATTCGCTCCGAAAGGCGCTGGCCGGCAACCCGTCTCCAGAAGCTCGGCAGCGGCTGAACGCACTACTGGCTCGAATCGACGGCGCGGAACCGTCCGTGGAAACGCTTCGCGAGATACGAGCGGTGGAAGCGCTCGAAGCCATCGGGACCGCGGATGCCCGGAAGTTGCTCGATGTACTCGCGGCGGGGCCTTCTGAAATGCGCCTGGCGCAGGAGGCGAAGGCGTCCGCCGACCGGCTGGCTAAACGGAGTGCCGCTTCCACACGATCGCCCGCAGGGTGCACGCACTATGAACTCGTGACGTGGTGAGGGCTTACGGCTACACCGAGGTCATCAGGAGGATGCCCGATGCCGTTGCCGCTCGCTACTGTGCTTGCCGACGTACCGGACCCGCGCCGTGATACCGAGAACAAGCTGCACCTGTTGACCGACATCCTGACCATCGCAACGTGCGCGATCATCGCCGGGGCCGACGGGTGGGAGCAGATCGCCGCCTACGGCGAGGCCAAGGAGGAGTTCTTCGGGCGGTTCCTCGAACTACCCAACGGGATCCCGAGTCACGACACGTTCGGTCGGGTGTTCGCCAAGCTCGACCCGGATGCGTTCGCCGACCGGTTCGGGCGGTGGATGGCTTCGGCGTGTGAAGCCACCGGACTGGTTCAGGTGGCCATCGACGGCAAGAGCGCCCGGCACTCACCCACGGGCACGTTCACCGGGTGCCTGCACTTGGTCGAGGCGTGGGCGGTCGAGAACCGGTTGATCCTGGGGATGCGGTCGGTGCCCGAGGGCGGACACGAGATCACCACGATCCCGGACCTACTGGGGGCGCTGGACCTGGCCGGGGCGTTGGTGACCATCGACGCGGCCGGGTGTCAGAAGGCGACGGTGGCCCAGATCCGCGAGCAGGGCGGGGATTACCTGGTGTGCGTGAAGGGGAACCAGAAGGGGTTGCGGGACGCAGTGGCGGATGTGTTCGCGCGGGCCGGTGAGGCCGAGTTCGCCGGGTGTGACATGGCCTCGGAGGTGAGTGCGGGGCACGGGCGCGACGAGGAGCGGTATGTGACGGTGGTCCAGGCCCCGGATGGGTTGCCGGACGGGTGGACCGATGTCGGGGCGGTGGCATTGGTGTGCCGGGAGCGGTCGGTGAGCGGGGCGCGGGCCGAAAGCACCGCCCACTACTACCTGACGAGTCTGCACGTGGGCGCGGACGTGTTGGCCGGTTACATCCGCAATCACTGGGGCATCGAGAACGGGCTCCACTGGGTGCTCGATGTGTCGTTCCGAGAAGACGAGAGCCGCGCCCGGGCCGGCCACGCGGGTGCCAACCTGGGGATGCTCCGTCGCGTCGCGGTGTCGCTGCTCAAGTGCGCCGGGACCAAGGGCAGCATTCAAACCCGGCGCATGAGGGCCGGGTGGGACGACGATTACTTGCTCAAAGTGCTACAAGGCATCAACGCCGAATATAGTGCGTGAGCCCTGCGATCGCCCGTGCCACAAAAGTAGGCGCACGGGCGGCAATCTCGTTCGGTCAGTTACTTCGTCGTCACCCAAGTGACGACCACCGTTTCGCCTTCGAGCTTCGCGCTATATCCCGGCCCTTGCTGCGTTTCCGACCAGGGGAAACTGAGCGGCTTTTTGCCGGCTTGAGGTGCTTGCAGCAGCGTGGCCGGTTTGCCGTCGCGGACGCTGCGAATTTCGAGCTGGTATTCGCGCTTACTCCCGCTGAGCCCGAGCGGCGCGGGCGGGAGGGGCAGGTCGGCGCGGATCGTTTGGCCGACCATCGCGAACGTACCCGTCACCATCGTCACACTCGCGGGGAGCGGCGTCGTGCGTTCCTGGGTCACCTTCACGCGGACGAGCGCGTCGGACCCGCCTGCGGCCTTGTTCGTCGCCTTGGTGTCACCGGCCCATTCGCCGGTTACCTTCACCGCGCGCTTGTCCGGGGCCACTTCCACTTTGACGTTCTTCGCGCTGGCCGGGGAGGTGCCGAGCGCCGCTTCCGTGATACTGTGCCCGGGCCGGGCCGCGATGTACTTGGTGAACGTGGTCGCGCCCTTGTCGCCGGGAACCGGGACCGCGACCGATTCGACCGTCGTGGCGCGGTCCACTTTGGTCCCGGAGTCGGTCACTTTCAGGACGGCCATCGTCGTGCCCTCGCGCGGTTTTTCGACCGTCGCGGACCCGGATTGCTTCGCGGCCTGTTTCCCGTTGTGCGCAACGAGCGAAATGGGGAATGTGCCCGACTTCTCGAACGTCACGAGTCGGTCGATTTTGCCCCCCGCGGTCACTTCTACGCCGTTTTCGCCAAAGTCCCACACACATGTACTCGCATTGGCAACGTCGGCGGTGAGGCGGAACGTTGCCGGTGCGGTCGTACCGGACACGGGCTGCACCGCGAATGCGTTAATGCTCGGTGGAGGGCCATTTTGTGTCGCCGCGGCTACGTCGATCGGAACCGTGCGCTCGTTCTCGTCGCCCAGGTAGTTGCGGACCGTGAGCTTGACCGTGTAACTGCCCGGTTTGGCATACGTGTGCGAAACGTGCTGGTCGGCGGCGTAGGGTTCGAGGGGGGTGCCGTCGCCGAAGTCCCACCAGCCGCTCTCGCCGCTGGCGCGGTTGTCGCAGGCCAGGGTCAACCCGTCGGGGTTGACGGCGAAGTTCGCGACCGGTTTGGTCGGCTTCACCACGCGATCAACGACCGCGGTCGCGTAGGTCCCGGCTGCGCCGCCCCCGAGACCGAGGAAACCGAGGAGCGCGGCCTTGAGCCAGCCGCTCGAACCCGACTTCGCGGGCGTCGAGTGTGAAGTGGGTGCGGGTGTCGGGGCGTGAGCAGTATCGGACATCGCGCGGCCCTCCGTGACCGGGAAGAATTTCGGATTACGGAGGATACGCCGGAAGGGAAAATTAGAGCAAGACGAACCGGAAACACGTTCGTCACGTGGCAATAGCTTGTAATGACAACGAACGGGCACCGTTGTGGTGCCGCGGTGACGTCTACGATCGGAATTTCGTCAAGCCGAAAATCAGCATCCCGAACACCATCGCCAGGAGCATGAGCACCGTGACTGGTTGTGTCTGGCCGCGATCGGGTTCGGACCCGGTCTCCGGGGCGAGGTGTACTCGCGCGGGCGCGACAGGGACTGCTTGTGCGCGGGTCGGCTCGGCGCCCCTCGGCGCGCGGGTGTTCCGGTCGCCGCGTTCTTCCAGTTGAGCCAAACCGACGGCGAGGCCGATCCCGGTCAGGACGACACCCGCGATGATTCCCGCGATCACGACCGGATTCTGAGCGAGATCTTTGACCGCGTTCGGACCGCCGCCCACACCCAGCGACCAAGCCAAAAACACAACTCCGAGAGCGAGTGCGACGGCCACGACGCCAAAAATAACACTGAACAGCACTTGAAACAGCACGATCAGGCAGGCCCGAGGAAAAGTAGTCGGTAACCCACCCATCAGCACCAGTACGAGAACCAGCACGTTGAACGGCAACGAAACCAGCGCGCTGGCGAACGCCGTGTCGATTATGTCAGCCGGGTTGATGAAGGCGAGGTCGGTGACGAACTGTGTCACGCCCCAGTTGATTACGAAGTTGAGCACGTTCGCGATCATCAGGAGGGTGATCGACCAATCGAGAGACGGGAGCGGGACCGCGGCCACGCGCCGGCGCCCGCCCCGGATCATGACGTTCGCAGCGCGGAGCGAGGCACGAAGGACGATCGCGCCGATGAACGAGGAGACCAGCGTTAATATGACGAGGTGGAGAATCCATGCGTTGCCCATCCAAGTCTCTCCGAAATGACCGCGCCGGAACTCTGGGTAATGTCGTTTATCGTTGGTCGATGGTCGTTCGGTCAGCTTACCACGTAGTCGGGGTGGACCGGTACCACTTTGGCCGTTCGCCCGGTCCGCCTACCTCAGCACATGAACGGCGACCTCGCACTCGGGGTAGCGGTCGGTGGCCGGGTCGCGCCGGACCTGTGTGACAACGAACCCGCACTTCTGGAGGACTCGAAGGGACGCCTCGTTACTCGTGGCGGCGGTGGCAACGAGCGGCCGTTTCGTGACCCCGTCCAGCAGCAGGTGCAACGCCCGGCTTGCAACTCCCTTTCCCCAATGCGCCCGGTCGATCCAGTACCCGACGTGATCCTCGCCGTCCATTGGGAAGCACGAGATGATCCCGATGAACTCTCCACCGACGAGGATCGCCCGGGCGGTGATGTTCGGGTCGTCCAGGGACTTCGCCCAATGTGAGTCGAACGCCTCCCGGGTTCGAGGAATCGTGGCCGCCATCCGGTTCGAGTCCGGGTCGAGCTGCAGGTCGTACATCCGGGGCAGGTCGCCCGACTCGACCGGGCGGAGTCGAACCCGGTCATCCACCGGCGGGGCGTCGTTCCCCAACTTCTGAGCAATGAGATAGACGTGGCCCTCGGGGTACTGGTCGTATTCCAGGTGGCGGCAGACGCAGCCCGCTTCGGCGAGGACTCGCAGGGTCTTGGGGACGCCGAGCGTGGCGTGGTACATGGGCGGTCCCATGTACGAGTTCTGCTTCTCGTCCGGTGTGTCCGTCCCGCCCATCGTGAAGACGAGCACCCCGCTCGCAGACAGCCCCCGGCACAGCTTCGTCAGAACCGCTTCCTGCTCGGCCAGCGGGACGTGCCACACGCTGTCCCACGCCACGATCAGGTCATATGACCGAGGCAGTTCCCACCCGCAAATGTCGGCGTGGAACAGCCGGGCGTCGGGGTGGCGGTCCCGGGCGAGGGCGAGCATCGCCGGGGACACGTCGAGGCCGTCCGTGCGGAACCCGTGCCCGCCCAACAGCCCCATCAACCGCCCCGTGCCGCACCCCACATCGAGGGCGGCGCCCCTATGCTTCACGAAACCGACGGCCCGCTCGATCTGGGCGAACCCGTAGGTCGAGACGTCGAGCCACTGGTCGGCGATCTGGTCGTAGCTGGCGGCGACTTGTTCGGGAGTCATGTGCTCAACAGCTCCACTGTATGTCCGGCTGCTCGTAGGGCGGCGACTGCCTCCGGGAACCGCTCGGCCTTCACCAGCAAGTAGTCCGTGTCGAACGTCGAGAACGCGAACACTCCGATCCCGGCCCTCGCGATCGGCGCGGTGAGTGACGCCAGCACGCCGACGAGGGTGAACGGCATTGCCCCGGCCACACGGAGGCACCGCCATCCGCGATCACAGTGCGTACCCTCGGGGACCAGTTCCTGCCGACACACCACCGATAACTCGTCGGCCGTCCGGCTGAGGTTGAACACGTCACCCGCCGTCGCCCAGGCCGGGGCCGCCGAACCGGGCGGCAGCTTGCAGACGGCGAACCGCCCGGCCACTTCGAGCAGTGTGAGCGGGGGTGGGGTCGCCCCGTGGCTCAGCGCGGCGGCATCGGTCGTGAACGTCACCGGCTTCATCGCAGTTTCGTTGACGGTCAGCCGGAACACGTCCGGCCGGGCGTAGTGGCCCACCACGTCGAAGTCGAACTTGGCGCGCACGAGGTCGGCCCGGTCCAGGTCGGCGACCAGCACCGCCTCCTCGCCGTACACTGGTCCGGCGAGCAGTTGCCCGAGCGGGCCGACGACACAACTGCCGCCCCGAATCAGCCAGTCCTGGTCGGCCGGGAACCGCCCGGTCGGGTAGCCGGGCGGCAGGTCGGTTCGCCGCAACACCTGACACGCCGACAGGACGAAGCACCGACCTTCAAGGGCGATGTGCCGCACCGTGGGCACCC
The Gemmata palustris DNA segment above includes these coding regions:
- a CDS encoding ACT domain-containing protein; this translates as MKPVTFTTDAAALSHGATPPPLTLLEVAGRFAVCKLPPGSAAPAWATAGDVFNLSRTADELSVVCRQELVPEGTHCDRGWRCLRVAGAMPFTLVGVLASLTAPIARAGIGVFAFSTFDTDYLLVKAERFPEAVAALRAAGHTVELLST
- a CDS encoding PKD domain-containing protein is translated as MSDTAHAPTPAPTSHSTPAKSGSSGWLKAALLGFLGLGGGAAGTYATAVVDRVVKPTKPVANFAVNPDGLTLACDNRASGESGWWDFGDGTPLEPYAADQHVSHTYAKPGSYTVKLTVRNYLGDENERTVPIDVAAATQNGPPPSINAFAVQPVSGTTAPATFRLTADVANASTCVWDFGENGVEVTAGGKIDRLVTFEKSGTFPISLVAHNGKQAAKQSGSATVEKPREGTTMAVLKVTDSGTKVDRATTVESVAVPVPGDKGATTFTKYIAARPGHSITEAALGTSPASAKNVKVEVAPDKRAVKVTGEWAGDTKATNKAAGGSDALVRVKVTQERTTPLPASVTMVTGTFAMVGQTIRADLPLPPAPLGLSGSKREYQLEIRSVRDGKPATLLQAPQAGKKPLSFPWSETQQGPGYSAKLEGETVVVTWVTTK
- a CDS encoding GNAT family N-acetyltransferase, with translation MTPEQVAASYDQIADQWLDVSTYGFAQIERAVGFVKHRGAALDVGCGTGRLMGLLGGHGFRTDGLDVSPAMLALARDRHPDARLFHADICGWELPRSYDLIVAWDSVWHVPLAEQEAVLTKLCRGLSASGVLVFTMGGTDTPDEKQNSYMGPPMYHATLGVPKTLRVLAEAGCVCRHLEYDQYPEGHVYLIAQKLGNDAPPVDDRVRLRPVESGDLPRMYDLQLDPDSNRMAATIPRTREAFDSHWAKSLDDPNITARAILVGGEFIGIISCFPMDGEDHVGYWIDRAHWGKGVASRALHLLLDGVTKRPLVATAATSNEASLRVLQKCGFVVTQVRRDPATDRYPECEVAVHVLR